A single region of the Verrucomicrobiia bacterium genome encodes:
- a CDS encoding D-glycerate dehydrogenase produces MSWNVFVTRRIPPEGIDLLRQSGVDIRLHDEETPLPRTELLALARSCDGVVIGGGERVDAEFLDAAPKLKVVSCIAVGYDNVDLAEATRRRVLVTNTPDVLTDAVADLTWALILGVARRVVEGDALTRSGKWQGLSPTLLRGVDVAGKTLGIVGAGRIGAAVAKRGTGFSMRLLYFARSTKPEMDALGGRRVSFDEVLRESDFLCVHVPLTPDTRHLFGAAEFRKMKPMAFFINMARGAVVNEAALVQALREGWIAGAGLDVYEHEPQISPELASMPNTLLLPHLGSATIETRRRMSILAAENLLAVLDRRPCPNVVNPF; encoded by the coding sequence ATGAGTTGGAATGTCTTCGTGACCCGCCGCATCCCGCCCGAGGGCATCGATCTGCTTCGCCAAAGCGGCGTGGACATCCGCTTGCACGACGAAGAAACGCCTTTGCCACGCACTGAACTCCTGGCGCTAGCGCGCTCCTGCGACGGTGTCGTCATCGGGGGTGGCGAACGCGTCGATGCTGAATTCCTCGACGCGGCGCCAAAACTTAAAGTCGTTTCCTGTATCGCGGTCGGCTACGACAACGTCGATCTCGCGGAGGCCACACGCCGCCGAGTTCTTGTTACCAACACACCCGATGTCCTCACCGATGCGGTCGCCGATCTCACGTGGGCGCTTATCCTTGGTGTCGCGCGCCGTGTCGTCGAAGGCGACGCTCTCACTCGTTCCGGTAAATGGCAGGGCCTGTCGCCCACGCTATTGCGCGGCGTCGACGTGGCGGGCAAGACCCTCGGTATCGTCGGGGCCGGCCGCATCGGCGCGGCGGTTGCCAAACGCGGCACCGGTTTTTCGATGCGCCTGCTGTATTTTGCGCGCAGTACGAAGCCCGAGATGGATGCGCTCGGCGGCAGGCGCGTCTCCTTCGATGAGGTTCTGCGAGAATCCGATTTTCTTTGCGTCCATGTCCCCTTGACGCCCGACACGAGGCACCTGTTCGGCGCGGCAGAGTTTCGGAAGATGAAACCAATGGCGTTTTTCATCAACATGGCGCGCGGCGCGGTGGTCAATGAGGCAGCGCTGGTGCAGGCGTTACGCGAAGGTTGGATCGCGGGCGCGGGACTGGATGTTTACGAGCACGAGCCGCAGATCAGCCCAGAATTGGCGTCGATGCCGAATACCCTTTTACTGCCTCACCTCGGCAGTGCAACCATCGAGACGCGTCGTCGCATGTCAATCCTGGCGGCAGAGAATCTGCTGGCGGTGCTGGACCGTCGCCCGTGTCCGAACGTCGTTAACCCTTTTTGA
- the pdxB gene encoding 4-phosphoerythronate dehydrogenase PdxB, with the protein MRIVADPNIPLVQEAFGPLGEVGLVPGREITAGSVRDADALLVRSVTPVNAALLDGSSVKFVGTATIGTDHVDQAYLSAEGIGFASAQGSNANSVAEYVVAAMLEMAHRQRFRLRDKTLGVIGVGHVGSRVVRNAEALGMRVLQNDPPRARAERLRDYVAIDRVLSEADIISLHVPLTKSGAHSTYHLVARDALAALEDRLPILINTSRGAVIDDKDLLKAIDGGKIGGVVLDVWENEPNISPELLDVIDIGTPHIAGYSFDGKVNGTRMIYRAFCESFGVKPGWEPILPPPPEPRFKAHFRNEEDDEDVLRGVIERVYNISADDTALRTDVCRFDKLRAEYPVRREFFNMSAVLSGAPDRLQRKFAALGFKKG; encoded by the coding sequence ATGAGAATTGTCGCCGATCCAAATATCCCCCTCGTGCAGGAGGCATTTGGCCCCCTGGGCGAGGTGGGGCTGGTGCCCGGGCGCGAGATTACGGCTGGATCGGTGCGCGACGCCGATGCGCTGCTCGTCCGGTCGGTCACTCCGGTGAACGCCGCGTTGCTGGATGGCAGTTCGGTGAAATTTGTTGGCACGGCCACCATCGGCACCGACCATGTCGATCAAGCATACCTATCCGCGGAGGGTATCGGCTTTGCCAGCGCCCAGGGCAGTAATGCGAATTCCGTGGCGGAATATGTGGTGGCGGCCATGCTGGAAATGGCCCACCGGCAGAGATTTCGACTCCGCGACAAAACGCTGGGGGTCATCGGCGTGGGTCACGTCGGCTCACGCGTTGTCCGCAATGCCGAGGCGCTTGGCATGCGCGTACTCCAGAACGATCCGCCGCGCGCGCGCGCTGAGCGTCTCCGTGACTATGTCGCGATTGATCGGGTACTCTCCGAGGCGGACATCATTTCATTGCATGTCCCACTCACAAAATCGGGCGCGCACTCCACGTACCATCTGGTCGCAAGGGATGCGCTCGCTGCTTTAGAAGACCGACTGCCGATTCTTATTAACACCTCACGAGGTGCTGTGATTGACGACAAAGATCTACTCAAAGCAATTGATGGGGGAAAGATTGGAGGTGTTGTGCTGGATGTCTGGGAAAATGAGCCGAACATTTCACCAGAGTTGCTGGACGTTATCGACATCGGCACACCCCACATCGCGGGCTACAGCTTTGACGGCAAGGTGAATGGCACTCGAATGATCTATCGCGCTTTTTGCGAATCCTTTGGCGTCAAACCCGGTTGGGAGCCGATACTGCCACCGCCGCCGGAACCGCGTTTCAAAGCCCACTTTCGCAACGAGGAGGACGATGAAGACGTATTGCGGGGCGTTATCGAACGTGTTTACAACATTTCAGCGGACGATACAGCGTTGCGCACGGATGTCTGTCGATTCGACAAACTTCGTGCAGAATATCCTGTGCGGCGTGAGTTCTTTAATATGAGCGCGGTATTATCAGGTGCTCCTGACCGGCTGCAGCGCAAGTTCGCAGCTCTTGGTTTCAAAAAGGGTTAA
- a CDS encoding peptidyl-prolyl cis-trans isomerase yields the protein MFIAHGERLQRWGPWILGGVLLLLVPSFVVMFSPSASLKQQRTELPTIGGKPVNFADFQSAKNVVMTEIVFSSGRQPARSLEFEDQLNIEAVQRLILLRKAREFGISASDDEVVQQLRMLPAFLNEQKQFDPDRYQRYVNFLNNLSISEAQLAETIREQIELSRLRALVATAAKVTPAELKLAYTPLHEETTIDYVEFNGADRKEKFTVKDDEAKAFYDQNKEKFRKPAQVKVREVYFTISEARKSVTLGEGEIGEYYELNKNKYLDDQKKPRLLADVKDEVKKDLLDLRAERLAGDRATGFSVKLVHEPGAARPDFAKIAADFGITPHETDFFSLRGTVAGVSAGLQFNQAAFSLSPEVPFSDPVRGEDGYYVMEYIASKPSEVPPFDEVKEQVVDLLKQQQARDAAVKQGRELAAKVKEAVTAGKNFSDVCASAGVKARTTEPFTIAQDTTNIPFANRIKDMALGMPTNAVSDFILTPNGGLFFHVKQRTPPNPEDFEKNKVQLAAQLLDRNRQALFEDWANSVMRDEHVEYKRKAHPRLQESPTEETEPDESSAPAKS from the coding sequence ATGTTTATAGCTCACGGCGAACGATTACAAAGATGGGGCCCCTGGATTCTGGGAGGCGTGCTGTTGCTGTTGGTCCCGAGCTTCGTCGTGATGTTCAGCCCATCGGCTTCCCTGAAACAACAGCGCACGGAATTGCCGACGATCGGCGGCAAGCCCGTAAACTTCGCTGATTTTCAGAGCGCCAAGAACGTCGTGATGACCGAGATCGTATTCAGCAGTGGCCGTCAGCCCGCTCGTTCCCTTGAATTCGAAGACCAGCTCAACATCGAGGCTGTGCAGCGTCTCATCTTGCTGCGCAAGGCCAGGGAATTCGGCATCAGCGCCAGCGACGATGAAGTGGTCCAGCAGCTTCGCATGCTGCCCGCCTTTCTGAACGAACAGAAGCAGTTCGACCCCGATCGCTACCAGCGTTACGTGAACTTTCTGAACAACCTCAGCATCAGCGAAGCGCAGTTGGCGGAGACCATTCGCGAGCAAATCGAGTTGTCACGCCTCCGCGCGCTGGTTGCCACCGCGGCGAAGGTCACCCCGGCTGAGTTGAAGCTCGCGTATACACCACTACACGAAGAGACAACGATCGACTACGTTGAGTTCAACGGGGCCGACCGCAAGGAAAAATTCACGGTCAAAGACGACGAGGCCAAAGCGTTCTATGACCAGAATAAAGAGAAGTTCCGCAAGCCCGCGCAGGTCAAAGTCCGCGAGGTCTACTTCACGATTTCCGAGGCCCGGAAGTCCGTCACGCTCGGCGAGGGTGAGATTGGGGAGTATTACGAACTCAACAAGAATAAATATCTCGACGACCAGAAGAAACCCAGGCTGTTGGCCGATGTGAAGGACGAAGTGAAGAAGGACCTGCTCGACCTCCGCGCGGAGCGGCTCGCGGGAGACCGTGCGACCGGGTTTTCGGTCAAACTCGTGCACGAGCCGGGGGCGGCCCGTCCCGATTTTGCGAAGATCGCGGCGGATTTCGGCATCACGCCGCACGAGACGGACTTCTTCAGTTTGCGGGGCACGGTTGCCGGCGTCAGCGCCGGGCTGCAGTTCAACCAGGCGGCATTTTCACTGAGCCCGGAAGTACCCTTCAGCGATCCCGTTCGCGGGGAAGACGGCTATTACGTGATGGAGTATATCGCCAGCAAGCCGAGTGAGGTCCCGCCTTTCGATGAGGTGAAAGAACAGGTCGTCGATCTCCTGAAACAGCAACAGGCCCGCGATGCCGCAGTCAAGCAAGGTCGTGAACTCGCCGCCAAAGTCAAGGAGGCTGTCACTGCGGGCAAGAATTTCAGCGACGTCTGCGCCTCCGCCGGAGTGAAGGCTAGGACGACGGAGCCGTTCACCATCGCGCAGGACACGACCAATATCCCGTTCGCCAACCGAATCAAGGACATGGCGCTCGGTATGCCGACAAATGCCGTCAGCGACTTTATCCTTACGCCCAACGGAGGTTTGTTCTTCCACGTCAAACAGCGCACCCCGCCGAACCCGGAGGATTTCGAGAAGAACAAGGTCCAGTTGGCAGCGCAACTTCTCGACCGCAATCGCCAGGCGCTCTTCGAAGATTGGGCCAATTCAGTGATGCGGGACGAGCATGTTGAGTACAAGCGCAAGGCGCATCCGCGGCTACAAGAGTCGCCTACCGAAGAAACCGAGCCCGACGAATCGTCGGCTCCCGCAAAAAGCTAG
- a CDS encoding gamma-glutamyl-gamma-aminobutyrate hydrolase family protein (Members of this family of hydrolases with an active site Cys residue belong to MEROPS family C26.), which yields MKPVIAITPEAITLRSRMDGRGSFCGVSYSEAIELAGGVPLIVPLTRDKTLLDHFLKTCDGWLLTGGGDVAAKFYAPRMSATLRKKISGADEVRDEMEIYVARKLRERDQPLFGICRGIQVMNVAFGGTLLPHIAGHRNPQPDAFAHKIEWTKRGTLNRAMDGFDRVNTSHHQVLDRVAPGFEVVARAPDGVIEAMEKPDARFCCGVQFHPERLVKRAPQFQKLFREFVKACRGRDA from the coding sequence ATGAAACCTGTCATCGCCATCACACCCGAAGCCATCACGCTGCGGTCACGGATGGACGGGCGCGGCTCGTTCTGCGGCGTCTCCTACTCGGAGGCTATCGAACTGGCCGGGGGCGTGCCGCTCATCGTGCCGCTAACACGCGACAAAACATTGCTCGATCATTTTCTTAAGACTTGCGATGGCTGGCTATTGACCGGTGGCGGCGATGTGGCTGCGAAGTTCTACGCGCCACGGATGTCCGCGACGCTACGCAAGAAAATCTCGGGCGCGGACGAGGTGCGGGATGAGATGGAGATCTACGTGGCGCGCAAACTGCGGGAGCGCGACCAACCCTTGTTCGGAATTTGCCGCGGCATCCAGGTGATGAACGTGGCCTTCGGCGGCACGCTGCTGCCACACATCGCCGGCCACCGCAATCCGCAGCCGGACGCCTTCGCGCATAAGATCGAGTGGACGAAGCGGGGCACGTTAAACCGTGCGATGGATGGCTTTGACCGTGTGAATACGAGCCATCACCAGGTGCTGGACCGCGTCGCGCCTGGTTTCGAGGTGGTCGCGCGCGCGCCCGATGGCGTCATTGAGGCGATGGAGAAACCGGATGCCCGGTTTTGTTGCGGCGTGCAGTTTCATCCGGAAAGGCTTGTGAAAAGGGCGCCCCAATTCCAGAAACTCTTCCGGGAGTTTGTGAAGGCGTGCCGAGGGCGCGATGCCTAG
- a CDS encoding putative sulfate/molybdate transporter, translating to MRKGWIRFDRNEFAGAFGDIGTDLPLIIAMILVAGIDAASALIMFGVMQLFTGLRYGIPMPVQPLKAMAALVIAQKLSGGVLFGGGLAIGVLMLVLTVTGLIEWLARVVPKTVVRGIQFGLGLQLAMLAIKDYVPADGAAGYALAAAGFVITIILLGNRRFPAALFVIALGVAYALVFKVDSGMVWRGAGLHLPQLHVVTREDLLAGLIVLAVPQIPLSLGNSILATRQVAEDFFPERPLTIRQISFTYSMMNLINPWFGGVPTCHGSGGMAGHYTFGARTGGSVIIYGCLYLALGLFFSGCFAQLIQVFPKPILGVMLAFEGLAMLLLVRDIAGSKPDLFIAMLVGLMAAGLSYGYAIGLIVGTALVYLWRNRQQTI from the coding sequence ATGCGCAAAGGTTGGATTCGCTTCGACCGCAACGAATTTGCCGGCGCGTTTGGCGACATCGGGACCGACTTGCCGCTCATCATTGCGATGATTCTCGTGGCGGGGATCGACGCGGCGAGCGCCTTGATCATGTTTGGCGTAATGCAGCTTTTCACGGGGTTGCGCTACGGGATTCCGATGCCCGTGCAGCCGTTGAAAGCAATGGCAGCACTGGTGATTGCGCAAAAACTGAGTGGCGGCGTGCTCTTCGGCGGCGGCCTCGCAATTGGCGTACTCATGCTCGTCCTGACGGTGACGGGCCTGATCGAATGGCTGGCGCGTGTCGTTCCAAAGACCGTGGTGCGGGGGATTCAGTTTGGCCTCGGCCTCCAACTCGCGATGCTCGCCATAAAGGATTACGTCCCGGCGGATGGCGCGGCGGGGTACGCGTTGGCGGCAGCCGGGTTTGTCATCACGATCATCTTGCTGGGCAACCGCCGGTTTCCGGCAGCATTGTTCGTGATCGCGCTGGGAGTCGCCTACGCGCTTGTTTTCAAGGTCGATTCCGGCATGGTGTGGCGGGGCGCAGGCCTCCACCTCCCCCAACTGCACGTGGTGACGCGAGAGGATTTGCTGGCGGGCCTGATTGTTCTGGCTGTGCCGCAGATTCCGTTGTCGCTGGGCAACTCAATCCTGGCCACGCGACAAGTGGCCGAGGATTTTTTTCCGGAACGCCCGCTGACGATCCGCCAGATTAGCTTCACGTACTCGATGATGAACCTGATCAATCCCTGGTTTGGCGGCGTCCCGACCTGTCACGGCTCGGGCGGGATGGCGGGGCACTATACGTTCGGGGCGCGCACGGGCGGTTCGGTCATTATCTACGGATGCCTCTACCTGGCGCTGGGCCTTTTCTTCAGCGGCTGCTTCGCACAACTGATCCAGGTTTTCCCGAAGCCGATTCTCGGTGTGATGCTCGCATTTGAGGGGCTCGCCATGCTGCTGCTGGTTCGGGACATCGCTGGTTCGAAGCCTGACCTGTTCATCGCGATGTTGGTGGGACTGATGGCGGCCGGCTTGTCGTACGGATACGCGATAGGATTGATTGTTGGGACCGCGCTGGTTTATCTATGGCGTAACCGGCAACAAACAATATGA
- a CDS encoding DNRLRE domain-containing protein, which produces MNVRLLMACLWFLVASSVTAQVVLTNYPVADTFVRSLDPTHNYGGAGALSVSGLIATNVIGQQAGLLDSFLRFDVSGVASNFNSIYGAGRWGISSVTLVVFEQTDVNNTDFNGGVGPFEIRWIATNTWTEGTGKPNNPTTDGIVYNDEPSLLNSNLDKSLGTFVNGGTNGVVRLSLGASAGFVSNLSTGNLVSLFLTATTNSTVGFTFHSRNFIDPSQFPFLEITAIPIPQITSLVVVGSDVKIGFITTNNISYSVEYSTNLVTGSWNPLTNGIAGTGGIVTVTDSGAATAPQRFYKVGAGY; this is translated from the coding sequence ATGAACGTCCGGCTTCTGATGGCTTGCCTGTGGTTCCTGGTCGCCTCTTCCGTCACGGCACAGGTCGTTCTTACGAACTATCCGGTAGCGGACACCTTCGTGCGGTCATTGGATCCCACCCACAATTATGGTGGGGCCGGCGCGTTGTCGGTGTCAGGGTTGATCGCCACCAATGTCATCGGTCAGCAGGCGGGATTGCTGGACTCCTTCCTGCGGTTTGATGTGTCCGGGGTCGCGAGCAATTTCAACAGTATTTACGGGGCGGGACGCTGGGGAATAAGCAGTGTCACCCTGGTCGTCTTCGAGCAGACGGACGTTAACAACACCGACTTTAATGGCGGTGTCGGCCCGTTCGAGATACGGTGGATCGCAACCAATACGTGGACAGAAGGCACGGGCAAGCCGAACAATCCCACAACCGACGGCATCGTGTATAATGACGAGCCGTCCCTCCTGAACTCCAATCTGGACAAGTCGCTGGGCACGTTCGTTAACGGCGGCACCAACGGCGTGGTGCGACTGTCGCTTGGGGCGTCCGCCGGTTTTGTCAGTAATCTTTCGACAGGAAACCTGGTCAGTCTTTTCCTGACGGCGACCACCAACAGCACTGTTGGCTTCACGTTTCATTCGCGCAATTTTATCGACCCCTCGCAATTTCCCTTCTTGGAAATTACGGCGATCCCGATTCCGCAGATTACGTCGCTGGTGGTCGTCGGCTCGGATGTAAAAATCGGCTTCATCACGACAAACAACATTTCATACTCGGTCGAATACAGCACGAACTTGGTCACCGGCAGCTGGAATCCCCTGACAAACGGCATCGCTGGCACCGGTGGCATTGTCACGGTCACGGATTCGGGCGCGGCAACAGCGCCGCAACGCTTTTACAAGGTCGGCGCCGGGTACTGA
- a CDS encoding substrate-binding domain-containing protein, with protein MSSRLFPVCLAAVLAIANGCGPSSPPANPPVRVAIIGGMIMTGVWQGIAKQFEADTGYKVKVVMAGNKQVLVESFRKGDADFLTMHSTDDAMDLVADGYAVGMKPWARNELIIVGPPDDPAHIKGMTDGAAALRKIAEAHAPYVDFFDAGARQVADKLWKKAGLVPQGDWVLKDESDNGQGVVMFAQKHHAYVIVGRIPVVKGKINSDGMEIMVRGDPDMRRPFVVMVANVNRFPHANVAGAQALADYLTSEKGQQFLKDFAARQPDGVPLFYPIGAE; from the coding sequence ATGAGCAGCCGGCTTTTCCCTGTTTGCCTCGCCGCAGTTCTTGCCATCGCGAACGGCTGCGGGCCGTCTTCGCCCCCGGCCAACCCTCCAGTTCGCGTCGCCATCATCGGCGGCATGATCATGACAGGCGTGTGGCAGGGGATCGCCAAACAATTCGAGGCCGACACCGGCTACAAGGTGAAGGTCGTCATGGCGGGAAATAAACAGGTCCTCGTCGAATCGTTCCGCAAAGGCGACGCGGATTTTCTGACGATGCACTCGACCGACGACGCGATGGACCTTGTCGCCGACGGCTATGCTGTGGGAATGAAACCGTGGGCGCGCAATGAACTGATCATCGTCGGACCGCCCGACGATCCCGCGCACATCAAGGGCATGACGGATGGCGCCGCAGCGTTGCGAAAGATTGCTGAGGCACACGCACCGTATGTGGATTTCTTTGACGCCGGGGCGCGGCAGGTAGCGGACAAACTTTGGAAAAAGGCGGGCCTCGTGCCGCAGGGCGACTGGGTCCTGAAAGATGAGAGCGATAATGGGCAGGGTGTGGTCATGTTCGCGCAGAAACATCACGCCTACGTGATTGTCGGGCGCATTCCCGTCGTGAAGGGCAAGATCAACTCGGATGGCATGGAAATCATGGTCCGCGGCGACCCCGATATGCGCCGCCCGTTCGTGGTGATGGTCGCCAACGTGAACCGTTTCCCCCATGCGAATGTGGCGGGTGCTCAGGCGTTGGCCGATTACCTGACCTCAGAAAAGGGGCAGCAGTTCCTGAAAGACTTCGCCGCCAGGCAGCCTGATGGCGTTCCGTTGTTCTATCCGATAGGGGCGGAATAA
- a CDS encoding prepilin-type N-terminal cleavage/methylation domain-containing protein: protein MRPPTRRAAFTLIELLVVIAIIGVLAAMVLSALGKTRARGESARCAGNLRQWGLALQLYIGDYNEYIPRRGQGVQPLMLINRPEDWFNCLPRYFGSQSYSNLVAQGVRPQAGDSSSIFIDPSAKNPGGTYFLPYAMNMYLSPWIRPDQHRLPEIPKPEQLAFMADASGQYSSTVPSQLGYTVMARHSGRANVVFVDGRVDSFAGDYLGCGVGEPTRPDIRWQTLTAGINQAPLP, encoded by the coding sequence ATGCGGCCGCCGACTAGACGAGCGGCGTTCACTCTGATCGAACTGCTGGTGGTCATAGCGATCATCGGGGTACTGGCGGCCATGGTGCTTAGTGCGCTGGGAAAGACTCGCGCACGGGGGGAGAGCGCCCGCTGCGCCGGTAATCTCCGGCAGTGGGGCCTCGCATTGCAGTTGTACATCGGCGACTACAACGAGTATATCCCACGCCGCGGCCAGGGGGTCCAACCGTTGATGCTGATCAATCGCCCGGAAGATTGGTTCAACTGCCTGCCGCGCTATTTCGGGTCGCAGTCCTACAGTAATTTGGTTGCGCAAGGCGTACGGCCACAGGCGGGCGATTCGTCATCAATATTTATCGACCCGAGCGCGAAAAATCCGGGGGGCACCTATTTTCTGCCCTATGCGATGAACATGTACCTCTCACCGTGGATTCGCCCGGACCAACATCGGCTGCCGGAGATTCCCAAGCCGGAGCAACTCGCTTTCATGGCGGACGCGTCCGGCCAATATTCATCCACGGTCCCGTCGCAATTAGGATACACTGTTATGGCGCGGCATTCTGGACGAGCCAACGTTGTCTTCGTAGATGGACGCGTAGATTCGTTTGCGGGTGACTATCTCGGCTGCGGTGTTGGCGAGCCGACGCGGCCGGACATCCGCTGGCAAACACTTACCGCCGGCATCAACCAGGCGCCGTTGCCATGA
- a CDS encoding PEP-CTERM sorting domain-containing protein, whose protein sequence is MTNNPTIDAFVRSADPIHNYGAAGALAVSGSIATNSTGINNGLLDSFLQFNISGAVSSFNATFGVGQWTITGITLGVMAQPPNNTIFNYGSGTFAVNWMANNAWTEGTGTPASPTSTGITYSQESSLLNSNVDEALGTFNYGGATSGRMNLSLGLTSGFLSEISTGSLVSLYMTATSNSTVGFTFNSENFGTASARPSIIITAVAVPEPSTMVLLGAACVVLGAAGRRRGRSRHAAAD, encoded by the coding sequence GTGACAAACAATCCCACGATCGATGCGTTTGTCCGATCAGCGGACCCGATTCACAATTATGGCGCCGCCGGTGCGCTTGCGGTTTCGGGATCCATTGCCACCAATTCAACGGGCATAAACAACGGATTGCTGGACTCGTTTCTGCAGTTCAATATTTCAGGCGCTGTCAGCAGTTTCAACGCAACATTCGGCGTTGGGCAATGGACGATTACCGGCATCACCCTCGGTGTGATGGCGCAGCCACCGAATAATACTATTTTCAATTATGGTTCCGGTACGTTCGCTGTTAACTGGATGGCGAACAATGCCTGGACCGAAGGCACCGGGACGCCCGCCAGCCCCACCAGCACTGGTATTACCTATTCGCAAGAGTCATCCCTCTTGAATTCCAATGTGGATGAAGCGTTGGGGACATTCAATTACGGCGGAGCGACCAGTGGACGGATGAATCTTTCGCTGGGATTGACATCCGGCTTTCTCAGTGAGATTTCAACTGGTAGCCTGGTGAGCCTTTACATGACCGCGACTTCCAACAGCACCGTTGGCTTCACCTTCAACTCCGAGAATTTTGGCACGGCTTCGGCACGGCCATCTATTATCATCACGGCTGTCGCGGTTCCGGAACCCTCAACCATGGTTTTGCTGGGCGCGGCATGCGTGGTTCTGGGCGCAGCGGGTCGTCGACGCGGGAGGAGCAGGCATGCGGCCGCCGACTAG
- a CDS encoding LysR family transcriptional regulator produces the protein MKSSRPRHKEVRREFQVRPRLYRGVDIAIGPGKADLLEAVHRAGSIAAAAESMGMSYMRAWMLIRTMNSCFKAPLVRTKRGGAERGTAILTETGRSVLALYRRVEMQSLKATQALRRQLSDRLR, from the coding sequence ATGAAGAGCAGCCGCCCACGTCACAAGGAAGTCCGCCGCGAATTCCAGGTTCGTCCGCGACTTTATCGCGGCGTGGATATCGCGATCGGTCCGGGCAAGGCGGATTTACTGGAAGCCGTTCACCGGGCGGGATCGATCGCGGCGGCCGCCGAATCCATGGGCATGTCCTACATGCGTGCGTGGATGCTGATCCGTACTATGAATAGCTGTTTCAAAGCGCCGCTGGTGCGGACCAAGCGTGGCGGCGCGGAACGCGGAACTGCAATCCTGACGGAGACAGGCAGGAGCGTGCTGGCATTGTACCGCCGCGTCGAAATGCAGAGCCTCAAGGCCACACAGGCACTTCGCAGGCAGTTGTCGGATCGACTGCGGTAA
- a CDS encoding universal stress protein: MYKTILLCSDGSPAAEVAGDYAIWLARKLSASLRALYVTDIRLLEGPWLADLSGAVGAQPYSALLPQLQKIQEEKAAMVLAAAKERCDKSGVSCETAHETGSLLPAILDQERQADLVVLGQHGEHAEWSDEMLGSVVERVVRASVKPCLVTPGKFHEISHMLVAYDGSEESSKALRAAIALAPALGVKMTITMVAALGGEDAAAALLEKAKQRALSGNVKANVEVLHGDPEEEILELRETIGADLIVMGAYGHTRIRELILGSTTSHVIRKATVPVLLVRTA; encoded by the coding sequence ATGTATAAAACGATTCTCTTATGCAGCGACGGTTCACCAGCCGCCGAAGTCGCGGGTGATTACGCAATCTGGCTCGCTCGCAAACTCAGCGCCTCCCTCCGTGCGCTCTATGTCACTGACATCCGTCTTTTGGAAGGTCCGTGGCTCGCGGATTTGTCGGGCGCGGTCGGCGCGCAACCCTACTCGGCCCTGTTGCCGCAGTTACAAAAGATCCAGGAAGAAAAAGCTGCGATGGTCCTGGCGGCGGCCAAAGAACGTTGTGATAAGAGCGGTGTCAGTTGCGAGACGGCCCACGAAACCGGCAGCTTGCTGCCAGCGATTCTCGATCAGGAGCGACAGGCGGACCTCGTCGTCCTCGGCCAGCATGGGGAACACGCGGAATGGTCGGACGAGATGCTGGGCTCTGTCGTCGAACGCGTGGTGCGCGCTTCGGTCAAACCGTGCCTCGTCACGCCGGGGAAGTTTCACGAGATCAGCCATATGCTGGTCGCGTACGACGGCAGCGAGGAATCGAGCAAGGCGCTGCGCGCGGCCATCGCGCTTGCCCCGGCCTTGGGAGTGAAGATGACGATTACGATGGTCGCGGCGCTGGGCGGCGAAGACGCAGCTGCCGCGCTTCTTGAAAAGGCGAAGCAGCGGGCGCTGAGCGGTAATGTCAAAGCCAACGTGGAAGTGCTGCATGGCGACCCCGAAGAGGAAATCCTCGAACTACGGGAAACCATCGGCGCCGATCTTATTGTCATGGGCGCCTACGGCCACACCCGCATCCGCGAACTCATCCTCGGCTCGACCACTTCCCACGTCATCCGCAAGGCTACCGTTCCCGTGCTGTTGGTACGGACAGCCTAA